The Halocalculus aciditolerans nucleotide sequence TAGGCCAGCGCGAAGGCGGGAGTGAGCGCGGTCGGAACGACTTCTTCCTTGCTCGCGCTACCCCTGTGAGCCAGCGTGAGTGGAACCGGAGAAAGACGAGCGGCGGGCGTGTTTTGCTATCGGACGTCGCGGTAGAGCGTTTCGAGCGTGTCGATGGCGTGGTCGACGCTGATGTCGTCGCGGGCGTCGAGGCAGTTCTCGGCGAGGTGGCGTTCGTCGGCGAGGGCGCGCTGGATAGCGTCGGCGAAGGCGGTGGTGTCGCCGCGGGGGTAGCGGTAGCCCGTGGTGCCGTGGTCGACGGTGTCGGCGAGTGCGCCGGCGTCGACGCCGACGACGGGGGTGCCGCAGGCGTTCGCTTCGAGGGCGACGAGGCCTTCGGTTTCGACGGGGCTGGGGAAGGCGAAGACGTCGAGGGCGGAGTAGAAGGCGGGGAGTTCGTCGCGGTCGAGGAAGCCGAGGAAGTGGGCGTCGACGTCGAGGTCGGCGGCGAGGTCGTGGAGTTCGTCGCGGGCGGGGCCGTCGCCGCCGAAGACGACGGGGGCGTCGAGGTGGGTGGCGGCGCGGACGAGGTCGTCGAGTTCTTTCTCGTGGCCGTGGCGGCCGGTGTAGCCGACGAGCGGGCCGTCCGGGAGGTCGTGGCGGTCGCGGAAGGCCTCGCTGGGGGTGGGGCGGAAGAAGTCGGTGTCGACGCCGTTGGGGAGGGCGCGGACGGGGGTGGTGACGCCGAGGTCGCGGCGGAGGTCGCGTGCGGTGGTTTCGCTGGGGGTGAGGACGAGGTCGGCGCGGTCGAGGAACCAGCGTTCGTAGCGGCGTGAGACGGCACTTACTGCGCCGGAGGCGGCGTCGGGGGCGACGTAGTCGGCGTATTCGCTGGCGGGGGTGTGGTAGGTGGCGACGAGCGGGTTGTCGTGGCGGCGGGCGAGGCGGAGGGCGGCGAGGCCGAGGGCGAAGGGCGTGTGGGCGTGGACGACGTCGACGTCGGCGACGGCGTCGGGAACCGTGGGGGTGCCGACGCGGAAGCCCTCGTAGAAGGGGAAGGAGGCGGCGGGGACGGGGTGTTCGCCGGGTTCGGGGTCGTGGGCGCTGGCGGGGTAGACGACGTCCATGCGGCCGCCGCGGGCGCGCCAGCGGTCGCGCCACGTCCGCACGGTGTAGGTCACGCCGTTCACGGTCGGGAGGTAGGAGTCCGTGAAGGCGGCGACGGCGGGCCGGTCGTCCGACATGGTTCTCTCTTTCCGCCGCGCGGGTTAAAGGGACTCCCCTTCCCGATTTCCGCTCGCGGTTCCGCTGTCGTCGAGGAGGGTCTGGTAGAGGTCGGCGAGGCGGTCGCCGACGCGGTCGAGCGTGTGTTCCTCGACGCTCTCCCGGGCGTTCTCGCCGAGGCGGTCGCGGAGGTCGGGGTCGGCGTCGAGGCGTTCGAGGGCGTCGACGAACTCCGCCGTCGAGTCGCATTTGAGGCAGTCGTGCTCGTCGGTGAGGAACTCCTCGAACACGGGAATGTCTCGGACGACGATTGCTTTCCCGGTCGCCATGGCTTCGAGGACGGCGATGCCCTGGTTCTCGACTTTGGCGGGGAACATGTAGACGTCGCCCGCGCCGAACGCCGCGCGTTTGTCGTCGACGAATCCGGTGAACCGGACGTTCTCGGGGGGGTTCTGCGTCCAGCGTTTCGTCACCGCGGAGGCCTGCGGCCCGGTCTCGTAGGGGCCGAACCACGCGAAGTCGTACTCCGTTCGTTTCGCGGTCTCGCAGAACGTGGTGAGGCCTTTGCGCTCGATGACTTCGCCGACGGCGAAGACGACCGTGCCGTCGAGGTCGAAGCGCTCCCGAGTCTCCTCGCGGAGGGCCTCGTGGCCTTGGAGGCTCTCGATGTCGACGCCGTTCGTGACGGGTTCGATGGGCGCAGTAACCGGATAGGATTCGAGGACGCCCTTGGTGTACTCGGAGGGGCAGAGGACGAGGTCGGCCTGTGAGTAGAACCAGCGGAGGTAGGGTTTGAGGGCGGGGGCGACAGTGGAGGAGCCGCGGTAGGATTCGGCGAAGTCCTCGGCGGTGAAGTGCGCGTGGAGGACGAGCGGAATATCCTGGCGTTTCGCGTGGCGGGCGACGGCGACGCTCCCGGGGCCGACGAGGTTGCAGTGTACGACGTCGAACTCCTCGAAGTAGCCCATGCCGGCGAACGCCGTCCCGAGGGATTGCACGGGGTTGCCGGCCTTCCACGGCGTCGTCACGACGTCGACGTCGGTCGTCGCGAGCGCCTTGCGCTGTTGGGCCGCCGCCGTCGTCATCCCCCCGCGGATGTGCGACTCCAGTTCGAGATAGTTCAGGGCGCGCATACTCCGAAACTCACGGGGTTCGGGAAATAGTCTTCCGGAAGAAGGACACGGCGTTTGAGGGGTGCGCCGCTCTTCGGGGCGTTCACGCTCGTCGTCGGCGTCGCGGCGTTCGTCGGCCGGCGGGCCGAGAGCGAGAGGGGTAGGGCCGCCAATCGACACGGCCTTACCGGGCGCGCGGGAACCTCTTCGCGTGACGCGGAGCATCGCACGGGAGCGCATCGACCGCCTGCACGACCTCGCTCGCGAGGCCGCCCGCGGCGGCGACGACGACCTCGCGCGGGAGTACGTGCGGCTCGCCCGCCGCATCGCCGAGCGCAACCGGCTCACGCTCCCGAAGCGCTTCCGCCGGTTCACCTGTGACGCCTGTGACGCCTACCTGATTCCCGGCCGGAACGCGCGCGTCCGCACCCGCGCCGGCCACGTCGTCGTGACCTGTGACTGCGGCCATCAGTCCCGGTATCCCTACGGAGAAGCCTAAAGGTTCAAACCCGAGCGGGGAGAAAACCGGATAGATGATGGCTGACTTAGCTACGAAAGCCCACGAGGCCGACGTGACGGTCTGGGTGGGGAAAGCCGGTATCGGCGCGGTCGTCGACGAACTCAGCGACCAGCTCCAGGAGCGCGACGTCGTGAAAGTCAAGTTCCTGCGGTCGTCACGCGGCGGGACGGACACGGACGAACTCGCCGCGGAGCTCGCCACGGAGGCGAACGCCGACCTCTACGAGACGCGAGGGAACACCGCGGTGTACACGCGATGAGCGCGACCGGACTCCCGCTCCAGACGAGCGGCGGGTTCGTCGCCGACTGGCTCTCCCAGTTCCTCCCCGCGAACTACGCCGTCCCGCTCGGCGCGGCGATTATTTTCGTCGTCGTCGCGTTCCTCGTGTGGGTTCTCGGGAAGGCGACCGTCGTCCCGCTCGCCGACCGCGTCTTCGAACGTCGGGGCCTCGAAGCGCACGCGCGCCGCCCGCTCCGCCGCATCGTCGGCGTCGTCGTCGCGTTCGTCGCCATCGCGTTCGCGTTCGCGCTCGCGGGCTACGGGAACATCCTCACGTCGCTCGCCACCATCGCGGCGGCCGCGACGCTCGCCATCGGGTTCGCGATGCAGGACGTCATCGCAAACTTCGTCGCCGGCGTCTTCATCTACACGGACAAACCCTTCAAGATCGGCGACTGGATCGAGTGGGACGGGAACTCCGGCATCGTCGAGGACATCAGCTTCCGCGTCTCCCGCGTGCGGACGTTCGACAACGAGCTCCTCACGGTCCCGAACTCCGCGCTCACCGACGGCGTCATCAAGAACCCGGTCGCGAAGGATAAACTCCGCGTGCAGTTCCTCTTCGGCGTCGGCTACGACGACGACATCGACAAAGCCACCGAGATTATCGTCGAGGAAGCCGAGAAGCGCGACGACATCCTCGACGACCCCGGCGTCTCCGTTCGCCTCACCGAACTCGGGGACTCCTACGTCGGCCTGAAGAGCCGGTTCTGGATACAGGACCCCTCGCGCGCGGACTTCGTGAAGACCCGCGGCGAGTACGTCCAGTCCGTGAAAGAGCGCTTCGACGAGGAAGGCATCAACATCCCCTACCCGACCCGCACGCTCGAAGGCGCGGTCACCGTCAACGGGGAGGCCGTCGACGCAGAACACTTCGAGTAAGCGGCTCGGAGAGAGGCCGACGAAGGCGGCCGAGCGAGCACGGTCGGAACGAGCTCCTCCCTGCTCGCACTCGCTGGCTCGCTCCTTTCGTCGCGCTGCGCGCGACTGAAGGGACGAGCGGGGAGAAACGACCCGCGAGTCGGTGTGGCAGCAGACTCCACCGAACGAGCGAACGACGCGGCCGTTCGTGGTCGGCGGAACGTTTTTGTCGTGCGTTTGTCTCGCTTCGGGTATGGCGTACGCGACGGCGGTCCGGTACACGAGTAGCGCCCTGGAAGCCCTCCTCGCGCTTGGTCTGCTGGCGCTCGGCGCGGTGCACGTCGCAGCGGGGGCGGCGGGTGCGGTGCTCCCGGTTTTCGGTGGCGTCGTGTTGTTGGGAGCGGCGGCGGCGCTCGCACCGGTGAGTCGGCGGCGGCTCGTCGGCGCGCCCGCGCGCTGGCGGCGTGACGTCGTGGTGTTCGTCGGCGCGCTCGGTCTCGCGGCGGCGAGCGTCGCCGGCTGGATAGCGGTCGGTCGGTTGGTGTAGACCGGAACGCCTTCCCCGGCGAGCGACGGAGGAACGCGTATGGCCGCTGTCTCCTTCGTCGCAGTCGTCGGGTTCGCCGTCGTGATGTTCGGCGTGCCGCTCGTCGTGGCCGGCTGGATCGCGTACGACGCGAGAAAGCGCGGGGTGTTCGCGCCCGCGAGCGTCTGGGTCGTCGTCGCCGTCTTCACCACGGCGGTCGGCGCGCTCGTCTCACTCTACGTCTACGTGACGCGCGTCCGCCCGGCCGGACGCGGTCAGAACGAGAGTAAGTAGCGCCGGCGCTGGTCGGTGTGAATGCGGTATGAATAGTGGACGTACCGGAGTCGCCCGGTCGTTCCGGACCGGGTAGTCCCGGTCGCCTTCTCCACCCCGCGACCCTTCGAGCGACGGACGTTCGGTGTGCCGCTGCTCACTTCCGTGCCTGACGGGGTTCCACCGACGAACCGCGCCGCGACGCCCCTGCAGGCGCGCGGGCGACGGACCGCCGTCCCCGAAGGACGAGGCTTCTCTGTTGGCTTCCGGGGCCCGGTCCGGGCGGACCGGACTGGTCCGGTGTTCGACCCCCGCTAATGACCATTTTGCGGGCGAGGGGCGGGGCCAAACCGCCCGGTCTAGTCCATCCACTCCTAGCCGGGTGATACATTAAGGCCTTTCGGGTACGGCGTCGGGGTCGCGTGAGCGGATTCGGTCGCGTCGGCGGCGCGTGTGGCGAAAGACGGAAGGCGACGAGGAAGCCACCCCTGGGTATGGGACTCGGAAGCACGGCGAAGAAGATTCAGACCGTCGCGGACGTCGCGGAGAAGCTCTACCAGCGCGTGAACCACCTCATCGAGCGCGTGCAGGAGATGCAGGAGACGGTGCAGGAGACGAACGAGCGCGTGGAGACGCTCGAAGCGCAGGCGGACGCGCAGGGTGCGGTCCTCGCGGCGCTCGCGGAGCGCGAGGGCGTCGACCTCGAATCCCTCGGCGACGACGTGGACTGGGAGGCCGTCGGCTGGGGACCGGACGGAACCGAGACGGAGGACGCGATCCGGGACGACGACGGCGAGAGCGGAGAGGCGGACGTCGACGGGGATGCGAACGCCTAAAGAAACCGCGTGGTAACGGTAAGATATGACGACGCATCGCCGGCCGCTGGAGAACGTCCTCGACACCGTCGGGGAGACGCCGCTCATGCGCGTACAGGCGTCCCCGGACGGGGTCGACGTCTACGCGAAGCTGGAGTCGTTCAACCCGGGCGCGAGCGTGAAAGACCGCATCGGGACGTACATGCTCGAACAGATGCTCGAACGCGGCGAGGTCGCCGAGGGCGGCACGATAATCGAGCCGACGGCGGGGAACACCGGCATCGGGTTCGCGCTCGCCGCGAAACAGCTCGGGCTCGACGCCGTCTTCGTCGTTCCCGAGCGCTTCAGCGTCGAGAAGCAGACGCTCATGCGCGCGCTCGACGCCGACGTCGTGAACACGCCGACGGAAGCCGGGATGGGCGGTGCGGTGAACCGCGCGCACGAGCTCGCCGAGGAGTTCGACGACGCCGTCGTCCCCCAGCAGTTCGCGAACCCGCTCAACGTCGAAGCACACTACGAGCTGACCGCGCCCGAAATCTACGACGCGCTCGACGGCGAGGTCGGCGCGGTCGTCGCCGGCTGCGGGACCGCAGGAACCCTCATGGGCCTCACCGAGTACGCCCTCGAACAAGACTCAGACACCTACATTACGGCTGTCGAACCGGAGGGGTCGTTCTACGCGCGCACGAAGGGCGCTGACGTCGACGAATCCGAGTACAAAATCGAGGGCATCGGGACGCACGACCTCACGACGAACCAGCTCTTCCACCCCGAGCTCGTTGACACCATCGAACAAGTGAGCGACCGGGACGCCCACGACGAACTGAAGCGACTCGCGCGCGAGGAAGGCCACCTCGTCGCGTCCAGCGCCGGCGCGGCGAGCGTCGCCGCCCAGCGCGTCGCCCGCCGCATCGCCGACGGCGACATCGACGCCCCCCACGACACCGTCGTCACCGTCTTCCCCGACTCCTCCGAACGCTACCTCTCCAAGGGCATCTACGGCAGCTACGAGGAGTGGGAGGGCTAAGGAGCGGTATCGGTATGAGCCGACGCGCCGGCCGGCGAGATAGCGTCGCTATCGCATCAGGCGGCGGTGTTCGACCTTGATGCAGTGGTCCATGACGACGCGCAACCCCGCGTCCGCGGCTTTCGCCGCCGCCTCCTCGTCCTCGATTCCGAGTTGCGTCCACACGACCTTCACGTCGCCGCGCTCGATGGCCTCGTCCACGATACCCGCGACCTCCTCGCTCGGCCGGAACACGTCCACGATATCGACTTCCTCCTCGACGTCCGCGAGCGAGTCGTAGGCCTCCCGACCGAGAATCTCGTCCGCGAACGGATTCACCGGGATGACCGTGTAGCCGTGGTTCTGGAGGTACTTCGGGACGTCGTGGGCGTCCTTCCCCGGCGTCGCCGAACACCCGACGACCGCGACGGTGTCGTACTCGAGAATCTCCGCTAGCTCCGCGTCGTCTTCGACGAGCATGCCTGACGGTACGACGCCGCCGCCCAAGAAATTGGAGGGTCCACGGAAATCCCGGTTCGCCTCAGAGTCCGATTCCCCTCAGAGTCTGGCCGTCTCAGAGGTACGTCCACGCGCGCCCGACGACGAACGCCGCGATGGCGAGGAACATCCCGTACTTCAGCCGCGACTGGCCCCGCGTCGGGTCGTCGAAACTCCAGTACGCCGCCGCCAACATCACCGCGTCCGCCGGCACGACGAGCACGAGGTACGGCACGCCGAACGTCCCGCGGAGATAGGGAAGCGGGCTCGCCACCACCGCGACCACGAGACACGCCACGCCCACCCAGAGCGCCGTCCGCTCACCCACCGCGATCGGCAGCGTGTTGAGGCCCTCCTCCCGGTCGCCCTCGACGTCCTCCACGTCCTTCACCACCTCGCGCGTGAACGTCGACAGCGCCGCCAGCGCGAACAACACGACGCCGTCGAGAGGGTTCCCCACCGCCGCCGCCCCGAACAGGAACGTACTCCCGCCCAAGTAGGCGACGACGGCGTTCCCCGCCCCCGGCAGCCCCTTGAACACCGACGTGTAGGCGACCAGCGCCACCAGATTCACCGCCGCAATCGCCAGCGCAATCACGGGCAGCGTCACCGCCAACGCAACCGCCGCCGCGAACAACGCCGCGCTGAACGCCAACACGCCCCGCGGCGACACCGCGCCTCGCGGAATCGGCCGCTCCGGCGCGTTAATCGCGTCGATATCCCGGTCGAAGTAATCGTTGATCGCGTTCCCCGCCCCCACCGCGAGCACCGTCGCCACCGCCGCCACGCCCGCCCCCAGCCCGAACGGCACCCCCGCGACGAACGCCCCGACCCACGTCATCACACCCGACGCGACCGCGTTCCCCGGCCGCGTCACCTCCACTAGCCCCCGAATCGACTCACCCACAGACATACACCCGACTCCACCCCCCGCGCCGATAAAACACCCGAACCCCGAGTCGGGAAGTTTAAACACACCCTCCGACTACGTAGACACGCGGGCGCTTAGCTCAGCCTGGACAGAGCACTTGGCTTCGGACCAAGATGCCGCGGGTTCAAATCCTGCAGCGCCCGTGTGAAATTTACTCGGTTCGCAGCCAAAACCGTTCCAGCGGTAGCGCTGCTCTCTGCTGCGTTCTCGACGCTTCCGCCGTTCTCAGAAACACGGTAAAATCTGATACCAACACGGGACGTGCCTCGGCCCCGCTCCGTCTGGCGATTCCGTTCGCAAATAGCGGTCAACCGGGCAGGCTCGTCGAGGACACTGCTGCCACCAACCAGCCCCCGCGTCCGTCCACCGCCTCCCGTCTTCGCGGTAGGCGACGGAGCGGAGGATGGGTGAAAGCCCGGCACGGGCGACTCCGTGACCGGAGGGAACGGCGCCGCCCGCGCCCGGAACATAGTGAGGCCGTAGGCCGAACGCCCTCGTTCCGGAGCGGAGTCGAAAGCGCGTACGCACGGAGACGCCGATGAGTGGCGGCATCCAATCGCCCCACGGCTGGGCAGACTCCGGTACACGGCAGGCCGCTGAGGAGTTCCGGGCAGAAATCGAGGCGGAGTTGTCCACCAGCCTCGATGCTGATCATCGAGCCTACCGCTGTCCGAACTGCAAGGCTGGATGCATCAACCCCGCGGACTCCATTCTCTACCGCGCTCGCGTCTGCCTCGACTGCTACGTTTCCTACCTCGTTGGCGAATGAGTAGCGGTGAACAACCGGGTGGCGGCTCTCGGCACACCAACCAGACCAACTCTGTAACGCCCCAAGAGCCGGGTAATTCCCCGTCGGGAGAATCGGCCTCCGATGAATTACCCACGCCCGACGAGTGCGTTGCAGAGTTCATGGAAACCTATGGCGACCGCGCCGGCCTCCCGGTCACCGGGATAAACGGCACGTCGCTGCGCGCGGACTACACCAACGAAGTGACCGAGGAGTTCCAGACCGAGGCGCTCGGCGAGACTGAACGCTCTGCGTCCGGTACGCACGTCACTGCGCACGAACCCGTCGCGTGGCGCGAAGCCGTCCGCCGGCTCCTCAAGAGCCACGCGGAGGCTCGTCAAACACGCGTCAACCTCGTCCGCGGCCGACCGGCCGACGTAGAGTACGCCGAGTTCTCCGTCGAGGCCGAAACTCGCTGGTTCGCGTCCTATCAAAAGAAGTACTATGCCCAGATGAACGGCTGGCTCCGCGAGGTCTGCGGAGGCACGCGCCCGTCCGGTGGCGAGACAGATGCCGCGTTCGATGACCCGCACATCGCGCTTGTCACGCTCTCGGCGTCCTCGACCCCGAATGGCCGCGTCTCTCCCGTTGACCACGCCAACCGTCTCCGCGACAGTTGGGACTCCGTCTACCACACCCTGCGTAACACTATGCGAGACCTCGGTGTCGAATGGCAGTACGACCGCCGCTCAGAGCCGCACACCAGCAAACGCGGCGACCAGCGCGGCACGAACGCCTGCTACTCGCACGATCACATCGTGCTCGTCACCGACCAGCAAATCACTCCCGAAGACCTCCGCCCAATCGTTGAGAAACACGTAGACGGCTGCGACTGGGCCGGTGCTGACGCTCACGACCTCGACGTGCCGAACTGGATTGCTCGGCCCGAAGACGTCGGGACTGTCACAATCCGCCGACCCGATGAATTGGAGAATGTCGCGGCCTACGTCGCTGACTACTGTTCCATCCAGCCGGACGATCTCCTCGAACGCTCAACTGAATACCAGGCGTGGGCCGCTGCCATGTCCGCCGGAAACATCAAAACGGTCACCCGGTCAAACGCCGCGAAGCAGGCCGCGACTGCGGACTCATGTAAACAACGTGCCGAGTCGAAGGCCTCTGAGCAAGAGGACGACCACGGTGAAAACCTCGTCCGCTCCTCGCGCCGAGGCGTCAAGCTCGAATGTGCCTGCTGCGGCTCTCCTCACGGTATCGACCAACAACAGACACTGTCCGCTTCCCGACTTGAAGCTGATTCTCCGCGCGCGGCCACCGACGGTGGCCTCGACCTCGACCAAGAGCGAACCGACGACCTCCGAAACCGGTGGGAATCTGCACGCGGCGCGGTCACCTGGGGCGAGTCCCTCCCTCGCGCAGCTGCACGCGAGCGACTGGAGAATGCGATGACCCGGTATCCGCGCGCGACAGATGCCCGCCTGTTCGGACTCACCGGGCTACCGCCCAAGTGGTCGGACCTCCTCGTCGAGATTCGCGCCGGCCTCGACCGCGAACACGCCGTCGGCTTCCAGCGCGGCCCCGCCTGGCGCGTTGACTCTGTCACTGTCGGCGAAACTACGTACCCCGCCAGCAGCGGGAACGGCGTCGACCTCGTCGAAGCCTCCGGCATCGAGCATGACTATCGCCGTCGGTTGGATTCGGTTCTCGACGAGAATCAGTCCTACCGCTGCGAGTGCGGTGTCTCTGCCTACGGCGAGACGATGGCGAAGCACTTGCGCA carries:
- a CDS encoding glycosyltransferase, yielding MSDDRPAVAAFTDSYLPTVNGVTYTVRTWRDRWRARGGRMDVVYPASAHDPEPGEHPVPAASFPFYEGFRVGTPTVPDAVADVDVVHAHTPFALGLAALRLARRHDNPLVATYHTPASEYADYVAPDAASGAVSAVSRRYERWFLDRADLVLTPSETTARDLRRDLGVTTPVRALPNGVDTDFFRPTPSEAFRDRHDLPDGPLVGYTGRHGHEKELDDLVRAATHLDAPVVFGGDGPARDELHDLAADLDVDAHFLGFLDRDELPAFYSALDVFAFPSPVETEGLVALEANACGTPVVGVDAGALADTVDHGTTGYRYPRGDTTAFADAIQRALADERHLAENCLDARDDISVDHAIDTLETLYRDVR
- a CDS encoding glycosyltransferase family 4 protein — its product is MRALNYLELESHIRGGMTTAAAQQRKALATTDVDVVTTPWKAGNPVQSLGTAFAGMGYFEEFDVVHCNLVGPGSVAVARHAKRQDIPLVLHAHFTAEDFAESYRGSSTVAPALKPYLRWFYSQADLVLCPSEYTKGVLESYPVTAPIEPVTNGVDIESLQGHEALREETRERFDLDGTVVFAVGEVIERKGLTTFCETAKRTEYDFAWFGPYETGPQASAVTKRWTQNPPENVRFTGFVDDKRAAFGAGDVYMFPAKVENQGIAVLEAMATGKAIVVRDIPVFEEFLTDEHDCLKCDSTAEFVDALERLDADPDLRDRLGENARESVEEHTLDRVGDRLADLYQTLLDDSGTASGNREGESL
- a CDS encoding ribonuclease P protein component 4 translates to MTRSIARERIDRLHDLAREAARGGDDDLAREYVRLARRIAERNRLTLPKRFRRFTCDACDAYLIPGRNARVRTRAGHVVVTCDCGHQSRYPYGEA
- a CDS encoding YhbY family RNA-binding protein; this encodes MMADLATKAHEADVTVWVGKAGIGAVVDELSDQLQERDVVKVKFLRSSRGGTDTDELAAELATEANADLYETRGNTAVYTR
- a CDS encoding mechanosensitive ion channel family protein, with the protein product MSATGLPLQTSGGFVADWLSQFLPANYAVPLGAAIIFVVVAFLVWVLGKATVVPLADRVFERRGLEAHARRPLRRIVGVVVAFVAIAFAFALAGYGNILTSLATIAAAATLAIGFAMQDVIANFVAGVFIYTDKPFKIGDWIEWDGNSGIVEDISFRVSRVRTFDNELLTVPNSALTDGVIKNPVAKDKLRVQFLFGVGYDDDIDKATEIIVEEAEKRDDILDDPGVSVRLTELGDSYVGLKSRFWIQDPSRADFVKTRGEYVQSVKERFDEEGINIPYPTRTLEGAVTVNGEAVDAEHFE
- a CDS encoding DUF5798 family protein; protein product: MGLGSTAKKIQTVADVAEKLYQRVNHLIERVQEMQETVQETNERVETLEAQADAQGAVLAALAEREGVDLESLGDDVDWEAVGWGPDGTETEDAIRDDDGESGEADVDGDANA
- a CDS encoding PLP-dependent cysteine synthase family protein is translated as MTTHRRPLENVLDTVGETPLMRVQASPDGVDVYAKLESFNPGASVKDRIGTYMLEQMLERGEVAEGGTIIEPTAGNTGIGFALAAKQLGLDAVFVVPERFSVEKQTLMRALDADVVNTPTEAGMGGAVNRAHELAEEFDDAVVPQQFANPLNVEAHYELTAPEIYDALDGEVGAVVAGCGTAGTLMGLTEYALEQDSDTYITAVEPEGSFYARTKGADVDESEYKIEGIGTHDLTTNQLFHPELVDTIEQVSDRDAHDELKRLAREEGHLVASSAGAASVAAQRVARRIADGDIDAPHDTVVTVFPDSSERYLSKGIYGSYEEWEG
- a CDS encoding CoA-binding protein, translating into MLVEDDAELAEILEYDTVAVVGCSATPGKDAHDVPKYLQNHGYTVIPVNPFADEILGREAYDSLADVEEEVDIVDVFRPSEEVAGIVDEAIERGDVKVVWTQLGIEDEEAAAKAADAGLRVVMDHCIKVEHRRLMR
- a CDS encoding geranylgeranylglycerol-phosphate geranylgeranyltransferase, with product MSVGESIRGLVEVTRPGNAVASGVMTWVGAFVAGVPFGLGAGVAAVATVLAVGAGNAINDYFDRDIDAINAPERPIPRGAVSPRGVLAFSAALFAAAVALAVTLPVIALAIAAVNLVALVAYTSVFKGLPGAGNAVVAYLGGSTFLFGAAAVGNPLDGVVLFALAALSTFTREVVKDVEDVEGDREEGLNTLPIAVGERTALWVGVACLVVAVVASPLPYLRGTFGVPYLVLVVPADAVMLAAAYWSFDDPTRGQSRLKYGMFLAIAAFVVGRAWTYL